One Mus musculus strain C57BL/6J chromosome X, GRCm38.p6 C57BL/6J DNA window includes the following coding sequences:
- the Fam47c gene encoding uncharacterized protein LOC70864 — MGEQWLPWNRPRQVLQPMPLGMTCKPWFKDRLPSKCFAKHKQEQHKFPTSLDGRRWVFVKEGLDDFRKGCPPSEGMIIRGPKDGFLPTISHEVHHGSRKSQKNRCQDLSLFSSLSLAQQARKAFVKRTEAKLTQRPLVFWPLEDGIPSDIELLENVLEALDTDQKLEAKVDHCEDRRKYIHSVHLPSVAEESSEKEEPEPHRFPGSRKYSMLQEKKPRKKNPAKQSLYYHHIPKGVYDFCAWVNSFGDLGIDEHFMMKQFDIGYECKPVYTDSAIKKISLLPPDLRFCRRLSKVKEIRFSIQEANFERKLRKPFDPYKSNRDKIRYGAWYLKPYLWKKLVNDEPLMDPEELFELEGGKYSKPDIIEDLYGTIAFKDFILSKGYSMPAILEKLFMRKGWNYDTVNTPIPRVLKAHELIMQQRDEDYDDEND; from the coding sequence ATGGGAGAGCAGTGGCTGCCATGGAATCGCCCCCGGCAGGTACTTCAGCCAATGCCTCTGGGAATGACCTGCAAGCCCTGGTTCAAGGACAGGTTGCCTTCTAAGTGTTTTGCGAAGCACAAACAGGAACAACATAAGTTCCCTACCTCTCTGGATGGCCGACGCTGGGTGTTTGTGAAGGAAGGGCTGGATGATTTCAGGAAGGGCTGTCCGCCTAGTGAAGGTATGATCATTCGTGGTCCCAAAGACGGTTTTCTCCCCACAATTTCTCATGAAGTCCACCATGGCTccagaaagagtcagaaaaatcGGTGCCAGGACTTAAGCCTGTTTTCCTCTCTGTCATTGGCCCAGCAAGCTCGCAAGGCCTTTGTGAAGAGAACAGAAGCAAAACTGACCCAGCGTCCTTTGGTTTTCTGGCCCCTGGAGGACGGAATTCCTAGCGATATTGAGCTCTTAGAAAATGTGCTAGAAGCTCTTGACACTGACCAGAAGTTGGAGGCTAAAGTGGATCACTGTGAggacagaagaaaatatattcacTCTGTTCATCTGCCTAGTGTGGCTGAGGAATCCTCTGAAAAAGAAGAACCAGAACCTCACAGGTTTCCTGGGTCACGTAAATACAGTATGCTTCAAGAAAAAAAGCCCCGCAAAAAGAACCCCGCCAAGCAGTCTCTTTATTACCACCACATACCCAAAGGAGTCTATGACTTCTGTGCATGGGTAAACTCATTTGGAGACTTGGGCATTGATGAACATTTCATGATGAAGCAATTTGACATTGGCTATGAGTGCAAACCAGTCTATACTGATTCTGCCATCAAGAAAATCAGCCTGCTTCCTCCAGATCTCAGGTTCTGCAGGAGGCTCAGCAAAGTGAAAGAGATCAGATTCTCCATACAGGAGGcaaactttgaaaggaaactCCGAAAACCGTTTGATCCTTACAAGTCCAACAGGGATAAGATTAGATATGGAGCATGGTACCTGAAGCCATATCTGTGGAAAAAGCTAGTAAATGATGAGCCTTTGATGGACCCTGAAGAGTTATTTGAACTTGAAGGTGGAAAGTACAGTAAACCAGACATCATTGAAGATCTTTACGGAACAATTGCCTTTAAGGATTTTATCCTAAGCAAAGGCTACAGTATGCCGGCCATCCTGGAGAAGTTGTTTATGAGGAAAGGATGGAATTATGACACTGTCAACACTCCAATACCAAGAGTACTCAAAGCACATGAATTGATCATGCAGCAAAGGGATGAAGATTATGATGATGAAAATGACTAG